In Falco naumanni isolate bFalNau1 chromosome 5, bFalNau1.pat, whole genome shotgun sequence, the following are encoded in one genomic region:
- the KEL gene encoding kell blood group glycoprotein isoform X6, producing the protein MSTPAETCDQQLRTGATKERCLQGKSLLLCTLLLSTLLGFTLLVTYIMMTCGLGSCDAELGLTLLARLLNSRNDTIDPCEDFYKYACGSWEGKHSNRTTEESLNVFDVLLEENQLILKRLLEAPQSGIRGSAKEKAIRFYRSCMDTQRIESQGTQPLKDFLNQVGGWNMTGAGKAEDFNETLRTLMGRYSTFPFFRVHVGPSPFDLKTNIIQIDHPEFEMPPESKIKEQNYLEVLRVYLSYLRKLGGLLGGPLDDPTDSFSLTLSFISNLQRVVTPLQERQQRGMLFFRTTIRELQEKAPAIDWLSCLQALFHPMPMNLSQPVAVHDMDYLRGMSQLIKQWHKKRILHIYMIVCLVGNLSPALDSRFQDARLELSKILYGKMGSRMVPTERWRKCLTDTSSFFEPVLGQMIVQEIFPQQTKKLAEQMFSEIQNALYGQLDQLEWMDEQTRQEAKVLVSKLQVDIGYPADILQSAKVNLEYQNLEINEDTFFLNVVACLKVLRENSYLKLLQNHSQDNWHVSPWTVRSYYSIRHHMVVFPAGMFRSPFFHMEFPSAVNFGAIGVFMAHELLHTFYGYVLPGGCPTCNSSALQKSIDCLVEQYESYDFKVNGTFTLLENTADTGGLAIAYQAYKNWLKKHKEEKDLPKIGLSHDQLFYLSFAHAMCGHQDPEKLQSSLNTDPHSPLPLRVCGSVSNSQDFAKHFYCPSGSPMNPHKKCHIW; encoded by the exons ATGAGCACTCCTGCAGAG acCTGTGACCAGCAGCTGAGAACAGGTGCAACAAAAGAACGATGCCTTCAGGGGAAAAGCCTACTTCTGTGTACACTTCTTCTCAGTACTCTCCTTGGCTTTACACTGCTTGTCACCTACATCATGATGACTTGTGGTCTAG GATCCTGTGATGCCGAGCTGGGTCTTACACTGTTGGCCAGACTCCTGAATTCTAGGAATGACACTATAGACCCCTGTGAGGATTTCTACAAATATGCctgtggcagctgggaaggCAAACACTCAAACAGAACCACAGAAGAATCACTAAATGTATTTGATGTGTTGTTGGAAGAAAACCAGTTGATCCTGAAAAGGCTCTTAG aggcCCCGCAGTCTGGGATAAGAGGCTCAGCTAAGGAGAAAGCAATCCGGTTCTATCGATCCTGCATGGATACGCAACGGATAGAATCCCAAGGAACTCAACCATTGAAGGACTTCCTAAATCAG GTTGGTGGATGGAATATGACAGgtgcagggaaagcagaagactTTAATGAAACTCTTCGGACTCTCATGGGCAGATACAGCACATTTCCCTTTTTCAGAGTCCATGTAGGACCCAGTCCTTTTGACCTCAAGACCAATATTATTCAG ATTGATCATCCTGAGTTTGAGATGCCACCTGAGAGTaaaatcaaagaacaaaattatcttGAG GTTCTCCGTGTGTATCTCTCATATTTGAGGAAATTGGGGGGCCTACTTGGAGGGCCACTGGATGATCCCACTGATTCCTTTTCCCTTACTTTGTCCTTCATCTCTAACCTCCAGCGAGTTGTCACCCCACTGCAGGAAAGACAGCAGAGGGGGATGCTGTTCTTTCGCACTACCATTAGGGAGCTACAG GAAAAGGCACCTGCTATTGACTGGCTGTCGTGTCTCCAGGCTCTCTTCCACCCTATGCCAATGAACCTCTCTCAGCCAGTTGCAGTGCATGACATGGATTACTTAAGAGGCATGTCACAGCTCATCAAACAGTGGCACAAGAAAAG GATCCTTCACATTTATATGATTGTTTGTCTGGTTGGGAATCTCTCGCCAGCCCTTGACAGTAGATTCCAAGATGCACGCCTGGAGCTATCTAAGATTCTTTATGGAAAAATGGGATCTAGAATG GTCCCAACTGAGCGCTGGAGGAAGTGCTTGACTGATACCAGCTCTTTCTTTGAGCCAGTTCTAGGGCAGATGATTGTGCAAGAAATTTTCCCTCAGCAGACCAAGAAACTT GCTGAGCAGATGTTCTCTGAAATCCAAAATGCTCTCTATGGCCAACTGGATCAGTTGGAATGGATGGATGAACAGACCCGCCAAGAGGCTAAAGTCTTG GTTTCCAAACTACAAGTGGACATTGGCTATCCAGCTGACATACTCCAGTCTGCCAAAGTGAACCTGGAATACCAGAAT TTGGAGATAAATGAAGACACTTTTTTCCTCAATGTGGTGGCTTGCTTGAAAGTACTGAGGGAAAATTCCTACTTGAAACTCCTTCAGAATCACTCACAGGATAA cTGGCATGTGTCCCCCTGGACTGTGCGTTCTTACTACTCAATAAGGCACCACATGGTGGTCTTTCCTGCTGGAATGTTCCGCAGCCCTTTTTTCCACATGGAGTTTCCCAG tgctgtgaacTTCGGAGCCATTGGGGTCTTCATGGCACATGAACTTCTTCACACATTCTATGGCTATG tGCTGCCTGGGGGCTGTCCTACATGCAACAGTAGTGCACTACAGAAATCTATAGACTGCTTAGTTGAACAGTATGAAAGCTATGACTTTAAGGTCAATGGTACTTTTACACTGTTGGAGAATACAGCTGACACTGGAGGGCTTGCCATCGCTTACCAG gCCTATAAGAATTGGctgaaaaagcacaaagaagaGAAGGATTTACCTAAGATTGGACTTTCACATGACCAGCTTTTCTACCTCAGTTTTGCTCAC GCAATGTGTGGACACCAGGATCCTGAGAAACTACAGTCTTCCCTGAACACAGATCCTCACAGTCCTTTGCCACTTCGTGTTTGTGGGTCTGTCAGCAACAGCCAGGACTTTGCCAAGCACTTCTACTGTCCCAGTGGATCCCCAATGAACCCACACAAGAAGTGCCACATCTGGTAA
- the KEL gene encoding kell blood group glycoprotein isoform X7, protein MPPLCIRLRISLKNQIFSISKNPNTKCKKGSCDAELGLTLLARLLNSRNDTIDPCEDFYKYACGSWEGKHSNRTTEESLNVFDVLLEENQLILKRLLEAPQSGIRGSAKEKAIRFYRSCMDTQRIESQGTQPLKDFLNQVGGWNMTGAGKAEDFNETLRTLMGRYSTFPFFRVHVGPSPFDLKTNIIQIDHPEFEMPPESKIKEQNYLEVTYQRLKKGKKVLRVYLSYLRKLGGLLGGPLDDPTDSFSLTLSFISNLQRVVTPLQERQQRGMLFFRTTIRELQEKAPAIDWLSCLQALFHPMPMNLSQPVAVHDMDYLRGMSQLIKQWHKKRILHIYMIVCLVGNLSPALDSRFQDARLELSKILYGKMGSRMVPTERWRKCLTDTSSFFEPVLGQMIVQEIFPQQTKKLAEQMFSEIQNALYGQLDQLEWMDEQTRQEAKVLVSKLQVDIGYPADILQSAKVNLEYQNLEINEDTFFLNVVACLKVLRENSYLKLLQNHSQDNWHVSPWTVRSYYSIRHHMVVFPAGMFRSPFFHMEFPSAVNFGAIGVFMAHELLHTFYGYVLPGGCPTCNSSALQKSIDCLVEQYESYDFKVNGTFTLLENTADTGGLAIAYQAYKNWLKKHKEEKDLPKIGLSHDQLFYLSFAHAMCGHQDPEKLQSSLNTDPHSPLPLRVCGSVSNSQDFAKHFYCPSGSPMNPHKKCHIW, encoded by the exons ATGCCTCCATTGTGTATTAGGCTTCGCATCTCTCTTAAGAATCAGATTTTCAGTATCTCAAAGAATCCTAACACCAAATGTAAAAAAG GATCCTGTGATGCCGAGCTGGGTCTTACACTGTTGGCCAGACTCCTGAATTCTAGGAATGACACTATAGACCCCTGTGAGGATTTCTACAAATATGCctgtggcagctgggaaggCAAACACTCAAACAGAACCACAGAAGAATCACTAAATGTATTTGATGTGTTGTTGGAAGAAAACCAGTTGATCCTGAAAAGGCTCTTAG aggcCCCGCAGTCTGGGATAAGAGGCTCAGCTAAGGAGAAAGCAATCCGGTTCTATCGATCCTGCATGGATACGCAACGGATAGAATCCCAAGGAACTCAACCATTGAAGGACTTCCTAAATCAG GTTGGTGGATGGAATATGACAGgtgcagggaaagcagaagactTTAATGAAACTCTTCGGACTCTCATGGGCAGATACAGCACATTTCCCTTTTTCAGAGTCCATGTAGGACCCAGTCCTTTTGACCTCAAGACCAATATTATTCAG ATTGATCATCCTGAGTTTGAGATGCCACCTGAGAGTaaaatcaaagaacaaaattatcttGAGGTAACATATCAGAGGCTGAAGAAAGGTAAAAAG GTTCTCCGTGTGTATCTCTCATATTTGAGGAAATTGGGGGGCCTACTTGGAGGGCCACTGGATGATCCCACTGATTCCTTTTCCCTTACTTTGTCCTTCATCTCTAACCTCCAGCGAGTTGTCACCCCACTGCAGGAAAGACAGCAGAGGGGGATGCTGTTCTTTCGCACTACCATTAGGGAGCTACAG GAAAAGGCACCTGCTATTGACTGGCTGTCGTGTCTCCAGGCTCTCTTCCACCCTATGCCAATGAACCTCTCTCAGCCAGTTGCAGTGCATGACATGGATTACTTAAGAGGCATGTCACAGCTCATCAAACAGTGGCACAAGAAAAG GATCCTTCACATTTATATGATTGTTTGTCTGGTTGGGAATCTCTCGCCAGCCCTTGACAGTAGATTCCAAGATGCACGCCTGGAGCTATCTAAGATTCTTTATGGAAAAATGGGATCTAGAATG GTCCCAACTGAGCGCTGGAGGAAGTGCTTGACTGATACCAGCTCTTTCTTTGAGCCAGTTCTAGGGCAGATGATTGTGCAAGAAATTTTCCCTCAGCAGACCAAGAAACTT GCTGAGCAGATGTTCTCTGAAATCCAAAATGCTCTCTATGGCCAACTGGATCAGTTGGAATGGATGGATGAACAGACCCGCCAAGAGGCTAAAGTCTTG GTTTCCAAACTACAAGTGGACATTGGCTATCCAGCTGACATACTCCAGTCTGCCAAAGTGAACCTGGAATACCAGAAT TTGGAGATAAATGAAGACACTTTTTTCCTCAATGTGGTGGCTTGCTTGAAAGTACTGAGGGAAAATTCCTACTTGAAACTCCTTCAGAATCACTCACAGGATAA cTGGCATGTGTCCCCCTGGACTGTGCGTTCTTACTACTCAATAAGGCACCACATGGTGGTCTTTCCTGCTGGAATGTTCCGCAGCCCTTTTTTCCACATGGAGTTTCCCAG tgctgtgaacTTCGGAGCCATTGGGGTCTTCATGGCACATGAACTTCTTCACACATTCTATGGCTATG tGCTGCCTGGGGGCTGTCCTACATGCAACAGTAGTGCACTACAGAAATCTATAGACTGCTTAGTTGAACAGTATGAAAGCTATGACTTTAAGGTCAATGGTACTTTTACACTGTTGGAGAATACAGCTGACACTGGAGGGCTTGCCATCGCTTACCAG gCCTATAAGAATTGGctgaaaaagcacaaagaagaGAAGGATTTACCTAAGATTGGACTTTCACATGACCAGCTTTTCTACCTCAGTTTTGCTCAC GCAATGTGTGGACACCAGGATCCTGAGAAACTACAGTCTTCCCTGAACACAGATCCTCACAGTCCTTTGCCACTTCGTGTTTGTGGGTCTGTCAGCAACAGCCAGGACTTTGCCAAGCACTTCTACTGTCCCAGTGGATCCCCAATGAACCCACACAAGAAGTGCCACATCTGGTAA
- the KEL gene encoding kell blood group glycoprotein isoform X2: MRSRGVEKRRWWRAAEVYPSPPPIFCKGVFLRAFPFFSPPHSNQPSWEEEIVSELSGVSQHRRLVVNKQQICRLWKPQEQSLCRDQDEHSCRGSCDAELGLTLLARLLNSRNDTIDPCEDFYKYACGSWEGKHSNRTTEESLNVFDVLLEENQLILKRLLEAPQSGIRGSAKEKAIRFYRSCMDTQRIESQGTQPLKDFLNQVGGWNMTGAGKAEDFNETLRTLMGRYSTFPFFRVHVGPSPFDLKTNIIQIDHPEFEMPPESKIKEQNYLEVLRVYLSYLRKLGGLLGGPLDDPTDSFSLTLSFISNLQRVVTPLQERQQRGMLFFRTTIRELQEKAPAIDWLSCLQALFHPMPMNLSQPVAVHDMDYLRGMSQLIKQWHKKRILHIYMIVCLVGNLSPALDSRFQDARLELSKILYGKMGSRMVPTERWRKCLTDTSSFFEPVLGQMIVQEIFPQQTKKLAEQMFSEIQNALYGQLDQLEWMDEQTRQEAKVLVSKLQVDIGYPADILQSAKVNLEYQNLEINEDTFFLNVVACLKVLRENSYLKLLQNHSQDNWHVSPWTVRSYYSIRHHMVVFPAGMFRSPFFHMEFPSAVNFGAIGVFMAHELLHTFYGYVLPGGCPTCNSSALQKSIDCLVEQYESYDFKVNGTFTLLENTADTGGLAIAYQAYKNWLKKHKEEKDLPKIGLSHDQLFYLSFAHAMCGHQDPEKLQSSLNTDPHSPLPLRVCGSVSNSQDFAKHFYCPSGSPMNPHKKCHIW, translated from the exons atgAGAAGCAGAGGTGTTGAGAAGAGAAGGTGGTGGAGAGCAGCTGAAGTGTATCCATCCCCTCCTCCCATCTTCTGTAAGGGTGTTTTTCTCAGggctttccctttcttttctcctccccacagcAATCAGCCAAGCTGGGAAGAGGAGATTGTCTCTGAGCTTAGCGGCGTGTCTCAGCACAGAAGACTGGTAGTAAACAAGCAACAGATCTGCCGGCTGTGGAAGCCACAGGAGCAAAGCCTGTGCAGGGACCAGGATGAGCACTCCTGCAGAG GATCCTGTGATGCCGAGCTGGGTCTTACACTGTTGGCCAGACTCCTGAATTCTAGGAATGACACTATAGACCCCTGTGAGGATTTCTACAAATATGCctgtggcagctgggaaggCAAACACTCAAACAGAACCACAGAAGAATCACTAAATGTATTTGATGTGTTGTTGGAAGAAAACCAGTTGATCCTGAAAAGGCTCTTAG aggcCCCGCAGTCTGGGATAAGAGGCTCAGCTAAGGAGAAAGCAATCCGGTTCTATCGATCCTGCATGGATACGCAACGGATAGAATCCCAAGGAACTCAACCATTGAAGGACTTCCTAAATCAG GTTGGTGGATGGAATATGACAGgtgcagggaaagcagaagactTTAATGAAACTCTTCGGACTCTCATGGGCAGATACAGCACATTTCCCTTTTTCAGAGTCCATGTAGGACCCAGTCCTTTTGACCTCAAGACCAATATTATTCAG ATTGATCATCCTGAGTTTGAGATGCCACCTGAGAGTaaaatcaaagaacaaaattatcttGAG GTTCTCCGTGTGTATCTCTCATATTTGAGGAAATTGGGGGGCCTACTTGGAGGGCCACTGGATGATCCCACTGATTCCTTTTCCCTTACTTTGTCCTTCATCTCTAACCTCCAGCGAGTTGTCACCCCACTGCAGGAAAGACAGCAGAGGGGGATGCTGTTCTTTCGCACTACCATTAGGGAGCTACAG GAAAAGGCACCTGCTATTGACTGGCTGTCGTGTCTCCAGGCTCTCTTCCACCCTATGCCAATGAACCTCTCTCAGCCAGTTGCAGTGCATGACATGGATTACTTAAGAGGCATGTCACAGCTCATCAAACAGTGGCACAAGAAAAG GATCCTTCACATTTATATGATTGTTTGTCTGGTTGGGAATCTCTCGCCAGCCCTTGACAGTAGATTCCAAGATGCACGCCTGGAGCTATCTAAGATTCTTTATGGAAAAATGGGATCTAGAATG GTCCCAACTGAGCGCTGGAGGAAGTGCTTGACTGATACCAGCTCTTTCTTTGAGCCAGTTCTAGGGCAGATGATTGTGCAAGAAATTTTCCCTCAGCAGACCAAGAAACTT GCTGAGCAGATGTTCTCTGAAATCCAAAATGCTCTCTATGGCCAACTGGATCAGTTGGAATGGATGGATGAACAGACCCGCCAAGAGGCTAAAGTCTTG GTTTCCAAACTACAAGTGGACATTGGCTATCCAGCTGACATACTCCAGTCTGCCAAAGTGAACCTGGAATACCAGAAT TTGGAGATAAATGAAGACACTTTTTTCCTCAATGTGGTGGCTTGCTTGAAAGTACTGAGGGAAAATTCCTACTTGAAACTCCTTCAGAATCACTCACAGGATAA cTGGCATGTGTCCCCCTGGACTGTGCGTTCTTACTACTCAATAAGGCACCACATGGTGGTCTTTCCTGCTGGAATGTTCCGCAGCCCTTTTTTCCACATGGAGTTTCCCAG tgctgtgaacTTCGGAGCCATTGGGGTCTTCATGGCACATGAACTTCTTCACACATTCTATGGCTATG tGCTGCCTGGGGGCTGTCCTACATGCAACAGTAGTGCACTACAGAAATCTATAGACTGCTTAGTTGAACAGTATGAAAGCTATGACTTTAAGGTCAATGGTACTTTTACACTGTTGGAGAATACAGCTGACACTGGAGGGCTTGCCATCGCTTACCAG gCCTATAAGAATTGGctgaaaaagcacaaagaagaGAAGGATTTACCTAAGATTGGACTTTCACATGACCAGCTTTTCTACCTCAGTTTTGCTCAC GCAATGTGTGGACACCAGGATCCTGAGAAACTACAGTCTTCCCTGAACACAGATCCTCACAGTCCTTTGCCACTTCGTGTTTGTGGGTCTGTCAGCAACAGCCAGGACTTTGCCAAGCACTTCTACTGTCCCAGTGGATCCCCAATGAACCCACACAAGAAGTGCCACATCTGGTAA
- the KEL gene encoding kell blood group glycoprotein isoform X3, producing MLSCDRQGPPGPRAAGWNSNQPSWEEEIVSELSGVSQHRRLVVNKQQICRLWKPQEQSLCRDQDEHSCRGSCDAELGLTLLARLLNSRNDTIDPCEDFYKYACGSWEGKHSNRTTEESLNVFDVLLEENQLILKRLLEAPQSGIRGSAKEKAIRFYRSCMDTQRIESQGTQPLKDFLNQVGGWNMTGAGKAEDFNETLRTLMGRYSTFPFFRVHVGPSPFDLKTNIIQIDHPEFEMPPESKIKEQNYLEVTYQRLKKGKKVLRVYLSYLRKLGGLLGGPLDDPTDSFSLTLSFISNLQRVVTPLQERQQRGMLFFRTTIRELQEKAPAIDWLSCLQALFHPMPMNLSQPVAVHDMDYLRGMSQLIKQWHKKRILHIYMIVCLVGNLSPALDSRFQDARLELSKILYGKMGSRMVPTERWRKCLTDTSSFFEPVLGQMIVQEIFPQQTKKLAEQMFSEIQNALYGQLDQLEWMDEQTRQEAKVLVSKLQVDIGYPADILQSAKVNLEYQNLEINEDTFFLNVVACLKVLRENSYLKLLQNHSQDNWHVSPWTVRSYYSIRHHMVVFPAGMFRSPFFHMEFPSAVNFGAIGVFMAHELLHTFYGYVLPGGCPTCNSSALQKSIDCLVEQYESYDFKVNGTFTLLENTADTGGLAIAYQAYKNWLKKHKEEKDLPKIGLSHDQLFYLSFAHAMCGHQDPEKLQSSLNTDPHSPLPLRVCGSVSNSQDFAKHFYCPSGSPMNPHKKCHIW from the exons ATGCTATCTTGTGATAGGCAGGGGCCTCCAGGCCCCAGAGCAGCAGGTTGGAACAG cAATCAGCCAAGCTGGGAAGAGGAGATTGTCTCTGAGCTTAGCGGCGTGTCTCAGCACAGAAGACTGGTAGTAAACAAGCAACAGATCTGCCGGCTGTGGAAGCCACAGGAGCAAAGCCTGTGCAGGGACCAGGATGAGCACTCCTGCAGAG GATCCTGTGATGCCGAGCTGGGTCTTACACTGTTGGCCAGACTCCTGAATTCTAGGAATGACACTATAGACCCCTGTGAGGATTTCTACAAATATGCctgtggcagctgggaaggCAAACACTCAAACAGAACCACAGAAGAATCACTAAATGTATTTGATGTGTTGTTGGAAGAAAACCAGTTGATCCTGAAAAGGCTCTTAG aggcCCCGCAGTCTGGGATAAGAGGCTCAGCTAAGGAGAAAGCAATCCGGTTCTATCGATCCTGCATGGATACGCAACGGATAGAATCCCAAGGAACTCAACCATTGAAGGACTTCCTAAATCAG GTTGGTGGATGGAATATGACAGgtgcagggaaagcagaagactTTAATGAAACTCTTCGGACTCTCATGGGCAGATACAGCACATTTCCCTTTTTCAGAGTCCATGTAGGACCCAGTCCTTTTGACCTCAAGACCAATATTATTCAG ATTGATCATCCTGAGTTTGAGATGCCACCTGAGAGTaaaatcaaagaacaaaattatcttGAGGTAACATATCAGAGGCTGAAGAAAGGTAAAAAG GTTCTCCGTGTGTATCTCTCATATTTGAGGAAATTGGGGGGCCTACTTGGAGGGCCACTGGATGATCCCACTGATTCCTTTTCCCTTACTTTGTCCTTCATCTCTAACCTCCAGCGAGTTGTCACCCCACTGCAGGAAAGACAGCAGAGGGGGATGCTGTTCTTTCGCACTACCATTAGGGAGCTACAG GAAAAGGCACCTGCTATTGACTGGCTGTCGTGTCTCCAGGCTCTCTTCCACCCTATGCCAATGAACCTCTCTCAGCCAGTTGCAGTGCATGACATGGATTACTTAAGAGGCATGTCACAGCTCATCAAACAGTGGCACAAGAAAAG GATCCTTCACATTTATATGATTGTTTGTCTGGTTGGGAATCTCTCGCCAGCCCTTGACAGTAGATTCCAAGATGCACGCCTGGAGCTATCTAAGATTCTTTATGGAAAAATGGGATCTAGAATG GTCCCAACTGAGCGCTGGAGGAAGTGCTTGACTGATACCAGCTCTTTCTTTGAGCCAGTTCTAGGGCAGATGATTGTGCAAGAAATTTTCCCTCAGCAGACCAAGAAACTT GCTGAGCAGATGTTCTCTGAAATCCAAAATGCTCTCTATGGCCAACTGGATCAGTTGGAATGGATGGATGAACAGACCCGCCAAGAGGCTAAAGTCTTG GTTTCCAAACTACAAGTGGACATTGGCTATCCAGCTGACATACTCCAGTCTGCCAAAGTGAACCTGGAATACCAGAAT TTGGAGATAAATGAAGACACTTTTTTCCTCAATGTGGTGGCTTGCTTGAAAGTACTGAGGGAAAATTCCTACTTGAAACTCCTTCAGAATCACTCACAGGATAA cTGGCATGTGTCCCCCTGGACTGTGCGTTCTTACTACTCAATAAGGCACCACATGGTGGTCTTTCCTGCTGGAATGTTCCGCAGCCCTTTTTTCCACATGGAGTTTCCCAG tgctgtgaacTTCGGAGCCATTGGGGTCTTCATGGCACATGAACTTCTTCACACATTCTATGGCTATG tGCTGCCTGGGGGCTGTCCTACATGCAACAGTAGTGCACTACAGAAATCTATAGACTGCTTAGTTGAACAGTATGAAAGCTATGACTTTAAGGTCAATGGTACTTTTACACTGTTGGAGAATACAGCTGACACTGGAGGGCTTGCCATCGCTTACCAG gCCTATAAGAATTGGctgaaaaagcacaaagaagaGAAGGATTTACCTAAGATTGGACTTTCACATGACCAGCTTTTCTACCTCAGTTTTGCTCAC GCAATGTGTGGACACCAGGATCCTGAGAAACTACAGTCTTCCCTGAACACAGATCCTCACAGTCCTTTGCCACTTCGTGTTTGTGGGTCTGTCAGCAACAGCCAGGACTTTGCCAAGCACTTCTACTGTCCCAGTGGATCCCCAATGAACCCACACAAGAAGTGCCACATCTGGTAA
- the KEL gene encoding kell blood group glycoprotein isoform X10: protein MRSRGVEKRRWWRAAEVYPSPPPIFCKGVFLRAFPFFSPPHSNQPSWEEEIVSELSGVSQHRRLVVNKQQICRLWKPQEQSLCRDQDEHSCRGSCDAELGLTLLARLLNSRNDTIDPCEDFYKYACGSWEGKHSNRTTEESLNVFDVLLEENQLILKRLLEAPQSGIRGSAKEKAIRFYRSCMDTQRIESQGTQPLKDFLNQVGGWNMTGAGKAEDFNETLRTLMGRYSTFPFFRVHVGPSPFDLKTNIIQIDHPEFEMPPESKIKEQNYLEVTYQRLKKGKKVLRVYLSYLRKLGGLLGGPLDDPTDSFSLTLSFISNLQRVVTPLQERQQRGMLFFRTTIRELQEKAPAIDWLSCLQALFHPMPMNLSQPVAVHDMDYLRGMSQLIKQWHKKRILHIYMIVCLVGNLSPALDSRFQDARLELSKILYGKMGSRMVPTERWRKCLTDTSSFFEPVLGQMIVQEIFPQQTKKLAEQMFSEIQNALYGQLDQLEWMDEQTRQEAKVLVSKLQVDIGYPADILQSAKVNLEYQNLEINEDTFFLNVVACLKVLRENSYLKLLQNHSQDNWHVSPWTVRSYYSIRHHMVVFPAGMFRSPFFHMEFPSAVNFGAIGVFMAHELLHTFYGYGLFFPLQCCLGAVLHATVVHYRNL from the exons atgAGAAGCAGAGGTGTTGAGAAGAGAAGGTGGTGGAGAGCAGCTGAAGTGTATCCATCCCCTCCTCCCATCTTCTGTAAGGGTGTTTTTCTCAGggctttccctttcttttctcctccccacagcAATCAGCCAAGCTGGGAAGAGGAGATTGTCTCTGAGCTTAGCGGCGTGTCTCAGCACAGAAGACTGGTAGTAAACAAGCAACAGATCTGCCGGCTGTGGAAGCCACAGGAGCAAAGCCTGTGCAGGGACCAGGATGAGCACTCCTGCAGAG GATCCTGTGATGCCGAGCTGGGTCTTACACTGTTGGCCAGACTCCTGAATTCTAGGAATGACACTATAGACCCCTGTGAGGATTTCTACAAATATGCctgtggcagctgggaaggCAAACACTCAAACAGAACCACAGAAGAATCACTAAATGTATTTGATGTGTTGTTGGAAGAAAACCAGTTGATCCTGAAAAGGCTCTTAG aggcCCCGCAGTCTGGGATAAGAGGCTCAGCTAAGGAGAAAGCAATCCGGTTCTATCGATCCTGCATGGATACGCAACGGATAGAATCCCAAGGAACTCAACCATTGAAGGACTTCCTAAATCAG GTTGGTGGATGGAATATGACAGgtgcagggaaagcagaagactTTAATGAAACTCTTCGGACTCTCATGGGCAGATACAGCACATTTCCCTTTTTCAGAGTCCATGTAGGACCCAGTCCTTTTGACCTCAAGACCAATATTATTCAG ATTGATCATCCTGAGTTTGAGATGCCACCTGAGAGTaaaatcaaagaacaaaattatcttGAGGTAACATATCAGAGGCTGAAGAAAGGTAAAAAG GTTCTCCGTGTGTATCTCTCATATTTGAGGAAATTGGGGGGCCTACTTGGAGGGCCACTGGATGATCCCACTGATTCCTTTTCCCTTACTTTGTCCTTCATCTCTAACCTCCAGCGAGTTGTCACCCCACTGCAGGAAAGACAGCAGAGGGGGATGCTGTTCTTTCGCACTACCATTAGGGAGCTACAG GAAAAGGCACCTGCTATTGACTGGCTGTCGTGTCTCCAGGCTCTCTTCCACCCTATGCCAATGAACCTCTCTCAGCCAGTTGCAGTGCATGACATGGATTACTTAAGAGGCATGTCACAGCTCATCAAACAGTGGCACAAGAAAAG GATCCTTCACATTTATATGATTGTTTGTCTGGTTGGGAATCTCTCGCCAGCCCTTGACAGTAGATTCCAAGATGCACGCCTGGAGCTATCTAAGATTCTTTATGGAAAAATGGGATCTAGAATG GTCCCAACTGAGCGCTGGAGGAAGTGCTTGACTGATACCAGCTCTTTCTTTGAGCCAGTTCTAGGGCAGATGATTGTGCAAGAAATTTTCCCTCAGCAGACCAAGAAACTT GCTGAGCAGATGTTCTCTGAAATCCAAAATGCTCTCTATGGCCAACTGGATCAGTTGGAATGGATGGATGAACAGACCCGCCAAGAGGCTAAAGTCTTG GTTTCCAAACTACAAGTGGACATTGGCTATCCAGCTGACATACTCCAGTCTGCCAAAGTGAACCTGGAATACCAGAAT TTGGAGATAAATGAAGACACTTTTTTCCTCAATGTGGTGGCTTGCTTGAAAGTACTGAGGGAAAATTCCTACTTGAAACTCCTTCAGAATCACTCACAGGATAA cTGGCATGTGTCCCCCTGGACTGTGCGTTCTTACTACTCAATAAGGCACCACATGGTGGTCTTTCCTGCTGGAATGTTCCGCAGCCCTTTTTTCCACATGGAGTTTCCCAG tgctgtgaacTTCGGAGCCATTGGGGTCTTCATGGCACATGAACTTCTTCACACATTCTATGGCTATG gactttttttccccctacagtGCTGCCTGGGGGCTGTCCTACATGCAACAGTAGTGCACTACAGAAATCTATAG